CAGTTGTCGAGCGAGCAGAGGGAGCTAACAACAGGCTCGAGTGAGCCCCTTCGTCAGCTAAAAGAGCCAGGCATGCGTGGACGAAAACGGTTCGACTAGCCCCCACGCAGTTGCTGTTCGATTACAAAAAATTCGTACTTACCTGCAGAGCCTCGCACGCCAAACACCGTCTTTAGTACATCCTTGATCCGGCGGCCGTTGAGCTGCTGATTCTCGAGGACGAGCAGTTTTTGATAAGTCGCTTGGCTATAAAACTGAAATACAATTTTGCCACTAGGGTCGGCACCGGCCCGGCGGGCCAGCTCGCGATCAGCGTCGCGAAGCTGGCTGCTGCGATGCAAAAACCGAAGTCGTTTTTCATCTTTTGGATCACCGACCCGCCGCAGTGGCTTCGCGGTCGAGAGCTTCGAAACGTACTCAACATTCGGACTCCCACCACCGGCGACTCCTAGCTCGACTTCAAAGTAATCGAGTTGCTGGGCGTAAGTGGCTAGACTCGACGCATTGAGACGCACTTCCCAGCGTTCCCAGGCGGGGATGCCGTCGGAAGTTCCGGGACCACCGGGACCGATTCCACGGCCATCTCCTGTGCCGCTCCCTTCGCCGCGACCTTGCGACGTGGTGCTGTCGAGCGAATCGAGCTGCATCTCTTCCGACGCAACGATGGTCGAAATCGACTCGAGCGACTCCGTGAGAGGAGGCTCGACGTTCTGCTGAAATTCTTCGGGTGCTGGCTCGTCGAGGGGCTGTTCGCCTCCCGTGAAGTTGTCGCCACTACCACCACCACCAACATCTTCCACCAGTGTCACTTCGAGCGCTGGTGGGTTGAACATCAGGCGACTCGAAAGCCACACGATAAACAGCAGCAGCGTGGCGGTTCCGAGCAGCACAAGTACGGCAACGAGCATCCCAGCCACCTGGTCGAAGCTCGAGACCTGCAGCTGCGGTTGCGGCGCGCTGGCGCGGTCCGGTCGATGACCGGAAGGTGCAGAAGAAGTTGACGCCTCGGGACTACTCATTACAACGTGTTTGAAAGAGTGGGGTTCGAAAAGAGTGCCTGTAACTTTAGTCAAGGAGCTAGTTGCCGGAGCCAAGCTCGATGGCCAGACGCTGTCATCCGTCTATGCTTGTTGCGAACTACGCTGCTTGCTAATCGAGAAGTTCAGCATCGGGGCGTACCGACAAATACCAGGCTTTCCAAGCCGCGATAGCCGCGTCGATTTCACCTCGCGACGGCGTTTCGCTGAGTCCCACTCCTTGAAACTTTCGGCTGAGTATCCGCAGTGCTTGATCAGCCTCTTTCACAATACGAATGTCGGGATCGGTGAGTGCGTAGAGCAAAACAGGCACGCTGCTGTAGTCGCGTGCTTGCCCCAGTGCTTTCACCGCGATGATGCGCGACTGATACGAGCCAGCTCGCACCAGTTCTTTGAGCTTCGTGATCTGACTCGATCGCTTGGTGATATCGCTTTCGAGTGTAAGCGAAGTCGGCAGATCGCTGATGCTACTTAATATAGGATTCTCGGGATCTTCGATGATTCGCAACAACTCGTCGACGCTGCCCGTGAGTGGGGTGGTCTCGAGTTTGCCATCTTTCTCGCGCAGATCGCTCGTCGCAGGGGGGAGACCCATACCACCGAGCAGCGTCCCTTCGCCTAGGTCGCCAACCACTTTCGAAATCGATTTGCTGGCCGAACGAGTGAGAAACAGCACCGACAAACAGGTGGCGACGATCGCATTGTCTTCACCATGCCAGCTGCCATCTTTTTGCTGGGTCTTACGCAGATGTTCAAAGCCATCGTCGTACCAGCGTGCCGTTTTCGAGCGAGTTCCCTCGGTCAACTCGCGGAAACTTTGATAACGCTCGAGGCCGTAGAGATAGTAGTGATTCCACCGCGGTGAATTCACCGTGTAGTTCTGCTGAAACCAGCGATTCCCGTCGGCCATGCCGCGACGAACCCACTCGGCTTGAATCACTTTCGAAATACCATCGCCACGCTTGCGAGTATTGGGTGGCTCGATCACCTTCAGCTTCGAGGAAACACCGGTCTCTTCTTTGTTGTTTTGTGGGTCGGTGATCTTCAGCATGTCGGCTGTGATGTAGAGCGAGCCAAGTCCGGCTGCGGTGAGCGAGGGACTTGTTTCCGCTCCATGCTGACGACGCTGCATCGTCCCATCGTCGGAGACGTGGTAGACAAAACTTCCGCGCACATCTTGTGTGCGAATGAGCCAGCCACAAGCACGTTCGATCACCTCGACTGGAATTTCGAACCCGCTGTTTTTGGCCATCCACAAACTCAAAATGGCGTACTGCGTTTGTGAGGTATCACCAGCCGGGTTGTGGAGGTAGGTCCAGGCCCCTTCTTTCATCTGACGAGAATAGAGTGCCTTGAGAAGTGTTTCGATTTTGTCGCGATACTGCTCGGGATCGAGCTCACACATCAGGATGATCGCCAGCCCAATTGTGTAGATTTCCGAACTACTGGTGATCTGTGCGTTGCTTAATAAGAGGTCGATGGCAACCAGTCCATCTTTGACTTTGGGATGCGTTTTTTCGCGCCCCGCTTTAAGGAGCGTTAGCCCCATCAGAATACGACCGCCGTAGCGAGCTTCGGTCTGCTGTTCGAGATAGCCGACCGCGCGGTCGATGACCTCGACAACTTCTTTGCTCTCGGGAGTGACGGCATGCGCTGCTGGAGGTGTCGCAAAACAGCACGCGAGGATCGCCACGATCGAACACGCCGAGAGCCATCGCCCCCGATAGGACAAACGACTTGAGGGGCGGCAGGGGTGAACCGACCAGGAATCTGGTTGGTGGAGGTTGCTGATCACGGCAAATCGTTTCCTTGAAGCACGGGGCAGGAGTCGATACCGCAGGCCTGCAGCGCTCGGTGTACCAGAAGGGGTAACCGCCACGCTCGAGCCCAAAGGCTAGCACGGGTTCCGATCGATAGGAGAAGAGACTCGGTAGGCTACTGCCCGTGACACGCGATGTCAAGCATTTGCTCTGGCGCAAGTGATTATGCCGAAAGTAGTTGCCCTACATGAGCGAGGCTTTGGGCAGGGCTGCTAGTGGACCCGTTCACCCGTTCGCAGGTCGTCAGCCGACGCGCGATTCACCGAAGGGAGGGGTGGCGATGGTCGTCGTGGGAGAATTTCGCCACATTTAAGAAAAGTTGCTTGTCGGTCGAGCGCGAGCGTCGTCATATTAAGTAGTCACACTTGCGGGTGAACCATTGGGGCCCCTCGAGGTACTTAATGACGCGGAGGGGCGTGAGGCGAGATTCGACTCGGCCCTCTGCATGGAACCTGTTGGTGGTAGCCGAGTTACTGGCGACTGCTGGAGACGATCATGAGCAAGCGAAACTGGCGTGCATGGGCAAAACTAACCGGAACCTGGGCCCTAGCTGGGGCCGTGGTGACGGGGCAACTGGTCGGTTCGGCTCTGCCGCACGTGATGGCTCAGGAAGGTGCTGCGGCGGGCGAAGGTGCTCCAGCCGCTGGACCATCGAGCGGCCCTTCGGCCCTCGGCATTCGTCAACAGCGAGTGGAGCAACTGGTCGAGGAGCTCTCGCGGAAGTTCACCAGTCTGGCGATTTCGCTCCAAGAGAAAGAGCCCGAACGAGCCGAACGCCTGAAACAAACACTCGAAGCATCGAAGAAAATGCTCCTGCAAGAGCGGACCGGCGACATCACCAAACTGCTCGACGCTGCCCAACTCGGCAATGCTACGGAAAATCAGCAGCAACTGCTGAGCGACATTCGCAAACTGATTTCGCTGCTGCTCGACGATCCCTCCGACAAAGAAAAAGATCGCGAGGAATTCGAGCGACTGAGCGAATGGAAAAAGCAGATCGAATCGATCATCGAGTCCGAGCGTGGCGAAAAGCGCGAGTCCGATCGCGTTTCGAACAAAGAACAAACGCTTGCTGCCATGGCGGCCCGCATTGCCGCTGTCGAAGCACTTTTAGAAAAACAAAAAGCGATCCTCGAGGCGACCGAATCGGTCCGCGCGGAAGGAATTCAAAAGCTCGGCCCCATCGCGGGGCAGCAAGCCGATACCCGAGAGCAAGCCGAAGCCATTTTGAAGGATATTGCCAAAGAAGCTGGCGATCAGGTTCCGGGCGAAGGTTCCGGAGAAGCTCCCAGTGGCTCCAAACCTGGAGAAGGCAAACCTGGGGAAGGTAAACCTGGAGAAGGTAAACCTGGAGAAGGTAAACCTGGAGAAGGTAAACCTGGAGAAGGTAAACCTGGAGAAGGTAAACCTGGAGAAGGTAAACCTGGAGAAGGTAAGCCCGGAGAAGGTAAGCCCGGAGAAGGTAAGCCCGGAGAAGGTAAGCCCGGAGAAGGTAAGCCCGGAGAAGGTAAGCCCGGAGAAGGTTCGTCCGAAGGGGCGAGTGGCGGAGAGTCGGGAGGTCAGCAGGGGGGCCAGTCGGGCGAATCGGGAAGTCCCAAGCGTCCTAAGGAAGCGGGTGAACGTCCTCTGGAAGAGGCGGTAAAGAATCAACAAGCAGCTGAGAAAAACCTCGGTGAAGGAAAAGGCAAAGCAGCCACCCAAGACGAACAGTCGGCTGTCGACAACCTGCAGCGAGCGCTTGCGGAACTCAAGAAGGAAGAGAATCGCATCGCGTCGCTTCCTCCCGAAGCTTTTGAAAAGATGGCGCAAAAACAAGACGACATCGCTGGCCAAACGGCCAAGCTCGACGACCAAATGAAAAAGGCTGGCGAGCAAGGAGGAGGGGAGCAAGGTGGCGGTGAGTCGGGCGGGGGAGAATCTGGCGGCGGCCAGTCGGGTGGAGGCCAATCGGGCGGTGGTGAGCAAGCTGGCGGCAAGCAGCAACCGGGACAGCAGAAGGTCCAGCAAGCTCAGCAGCAGATGAAGCAAGCTTCGGGCGATCTCCGCAAGCAACAGCCGAAGGATGCTTCGCGTCAGCAGGGGAAGGCGATTCAAACGCTCGAAGAAGCGCTCCAAGAAATTGAAGAGCGTTTGGCTCAGCTGCGCGAAGAGACCCAAATCGAAAAGCTGGCGAAGCTGGAAGCTCGTTTCCGCGAGATTTTGGCCCGTCAGGAGGTTTCATCAGCCGACACGATCGGTTTTGAGACCAAGCGACTTGAACAAGGTGGTGAACTGAAGCGAACTGATCGGTTGGCTTTGGGTAAGGTGGCAGTGGAAGAGCGTGCTTTGGCGGAATTATCGCAGCAAACGCTCGACATCATTCTCGACGATGGCAGCAGCGTGGTGTTCCCGGATGTGGTTGCCCAGCTGCGCGACGATTTGCTCGGGGTAGCGCAGCTGACCGACAGCAAACGAACCGATGCTTACACCCAGTCGCTACAAAAAGAGATCGAGCTGACGCTCGCCGAACTCATCGAAGCACTCCAAAAAGCGCAAGAGCAAAAGGAGAGTGAAGAGGGAGGGGGCGGCGGAGGAGGAGGTGGCGGCGGTGGTGAAGAACCACTTTTGCCAGGCTCTGCTGAGCTGAAACTGTTGCGCTCGGCTCAAATGCGTGTGAATCGCCGTACACAGTCGCTCGACACCGCCCGCGATCCCAAGGGGGAACTCCCCGACGATCTCAAGAGCCAAGTGCAGCAGATTTCGAACCGACAATCCGAAATCGGCGACATGACGATTCGAATTCTCGAGCGAGCATCGCAGTAGCGATCGTCGTCGCAAGTCGTCCAGGCATTGATTCGTGGGTGATGGTTCGGTCGTAGTAGGTCTGCAGAAGGAAATGGTGCGATGAGTAAGCGAAGTTTCGCAAAACCGACGTTAGGCTCCTTCGATTCGCTATTCGCGGGGCGATTTGTCCCGAAGCTCATCGCAGCCAGTGCCCTGATGGTGATGGGGATTTTGACGCTCCGGGCTACGGCCGAAGATCCGGTTCCTGCGAAACCAACGGCCAGTGAAGCGGTGATCGACAGTTTGTCGGCCTCGCTTTCGGCGAGCAAAACGTTGCCAGCCGATAGCGTGAAGGTGGCAGTGGAATTGCTGACTGCTCTCCGGAGTGATCCGCAAGCCCAGCCCATCGCTGTGACGGAAGCGCTGCGCGAAGTTTATCCGTCGTACAAAGAAGCTTTGGTGCTGCTGGGTGATGAAAACATTCCGGCGGCCATCGACAGCCTCACGGCTCTCAAAGCTTCCGAAGATCCGTATCTCGCCGCCGACGCCAGTTACTATTTGGCTCGCGCTTATCTGCTGAGCGAACGATTTGAAGAGTCGATGCCACTCTTGAGCGAACTGCAAACCAAATATCAATCGCAAAGCGTTCGCGCGGGGGAGGCCTTGTTCCTCCAAGGTGTCGCGGAAGCTCAGATGCTCAATCGGCCCGCTGCGCTAGAGGCGCTTACCAAGTTTCTCGAGCAACACAAAGATGCTCCCGAGCGGATGCGTGTGGGGGCGATGCGTCAGCTGGAAGAACTGAAGTTGCTCGAAGATGGCACGCTCAGCGACGTGCAGATGCGCATGAACTACAGCCGCCGCAAACTGGCCCTTGAAGACACCGGCGAAGTGACCCGCGAACAGCAAGCGAAGATTGTCGACATCCTGGCCAAGCTCATCAAAGAAGCGGAAGAGCGAGAATCGCAGGGAAAGGGTAGCGGCAAAGGAAAAGGCAAAGGGAAGGGAAAAGGCCAAGGCAAGGGTGGCGAAGGGGAAAGTGAAGGCCAAGGCGAGGGGCAAGGAGAAGGCCAAGGTGGACAATCGGGTGGCGGCAGCAAGGGAATCGATTCCGACGCCGTGAAGCGTTTGACGCGCGGTGGTCCTCAAAGCCCGTGGAGCCAACTCCGCGACAAGGAACGCGATCCCGTCTTCAGCGCGATCAAAGAAAAGTTTCCTGCTCGCTATCAGCAGTTGATTGAACAATACTATAAGAGCTTCCAGGACGACTCCGAAGGTTAGTGGCTTGCACCGGCGAGCGACCTCTTTGAACATAGGCAGCGACGATGAGTGGGCAACAAGCCGTGGCGACGCATTTGAGTCCCCGATTGTCGGGTGTTTTCCAGTCGAACATCGCTGCGAAACTTTCCGGATCGCCAGCTCGTCGTGTTATCGTCTCCGTGGTGGCGACCTTCAGTTTTGTGGCTACGTGTATCGGCGCTGCGAGCCATCTCCTTGCACAAGAGCCTGCATCCACCAAACCGCTGCTGAAGTTTGAAGTGCGGCTGATTTCCGGCGAGAAAATTGCCCCCGCGACACTCGAGATTGCAGCGGGACAAATCAAAAATGTTCCTCTCGCATCAGGGAGTAGGGATCTGCCGCTCGACGAGCTTTCGCGGATCACGATCAGTTCCTTGCGCGAGCCGACCAAAGCGTCGGGATCAGTTCAGGTTTATCTTCGGAATCAAGGCTTCCTCGCCGCGGAGTCGGTCACGATTTCCGACGACGAGTTCCATCTCAAAACTGCTTTTGCCGAGTCGCTTGATCTGACGATCGATTTGGTGCGCGGAGTGGTTCTCAAGCCTGAAGCGGCCGACGTCGTGCAGAAACTGATCAAAACCCCTTCGGCCGACAACGATCGGCTGATTGTGGCTGTCGATGACAAACTCGAAACGCTCGAAGGGCTGATCGTGAGTGTCTCGGCGACGGAAGTGAAATTCGAAATCGATGGGATGGAGAAGTCGCTCCCGTTCGACCGTCTCGCTGGAATCGTTGTGGCGCAGGCTCGTGCCGACGATGAACCTGCTCGCCTCAAGCTCAAGCTCACAAGTGGCGAACTCGTGGCTGGCGAGTCGATGGAAGTATCGGAAGGCCTCGCCAGCTTGACGATCAGCGGCGATGCAAAACTCGAAATGCCGCTCGCTTCGATCAAAGAGATCGCCTACCGCTCATCGCAACTCGAATACCTTTCAGACCTGACGCCGAGCACAGTGTTCGAGCAGCCGGTGGTGACGCTCAAGCGTCCCTATCAAGTGGATCGAAGCGTCTCGGGAAAGCCGCTCAACATTGGGGGCACAATCTACGAGAAGGGAATCGGCGTGCATGCGATCAGCCGACTGACTTATCAAATCGAACCCGGTTTTGATCAGTTTGTGGTCGATGTGGGTCTCGATGCGGCGGCTGCCGGCAAGGGGAATTGCATTTTTGTCGTGCTGGGGGATGGCCAGCAACTAGCGAGTGAAACGGTGCAAGGCAAAGATGCAGCACGCACGCTTCGTGTACCGATTCGCGGCGTTCGTGAGCTCACGATCGCCGTGGAGGCTGGGGAAGATCTCGATCTGGCCGATCACGCCAACTGGTGCGAAGCTCGGCTGCTGAAAGTGAAGTCCCCATAAGCCGTCGCGACTGTTCCCACTGAAGTTTTTCTACGGAATACCACAACCTCACTTACCCCAATCAGTCATGCAATCTCTCTACGTTGATTGTTGGCGGAAGTCGATAGCGGTGATCGCTGTTGCGTTCACTCTCTATCCTTCAATCGTGCTGGCTCAGTTTGGCCTGGATGACCTGAAGCTCCCCACGAAGAAGCCGGAAGTCATCAAAGCACCTGTTACTGCCGCTCCACTATCGCGCGACGAACTGCTGGCGGTCAAGCAAGCGGAAGCAGCCCGTATTGCAGCGATCCAAGGAATTTACGGCAGCGTGGTTGCGATTTACGGCAACGATCGTGGCGGTGGTGGTTCCGGTGTGCTTTACGATGCGCATGGTTTTGCGATCACGAATCATCACGTCGTCGCAGCCGCCGGTGTCGAAGGTTGGGCAGGACTCGCTGATGGCAAACTCTATCGTTGGCGTCTTTTGGGGAGCGATCCGGGTGGCGACGTCGCCATCATTCAGCTCCTCGGTCGCAACGATTTCCCTGTCGCGCCGCTGGGCAACAGCGATCAGGTGCGCGTGGGGCAGTGGGCGATGGCGATGGGAAATCCTTTCGTTTTAGCCGAAGATCAGCGTCCCACAGTTACTCTCGGCATCGTGAGTGGTGTGAAGCGTTTTCAGCCGGGCGAAGGAATGAATCAACTCGTCTATGGCAACTGCATTCAAGTCGATAGTTCGATCAACCCCGGCAACTCCGGTGGTCCCCTCTTCAACCTCCTCGGGCAAGTGATCGGAATCAATGGACGCGGCAGTTTCGAAGAACGTGGTCGTGTGAACGTGGGGCTCGGATATGCCATCTCGTCGAATCAAGTGAAGCTATTCTTGCCCGATCTGCTGGCCACCAAGATTGCTCAGCATGGAACGCTCGATGCGATTTTTGGCAACCGCGAGCAGGGGGTGGTTTGCTTTACGATGAACCTCGATTCGCCGATCGCGCGGAAAGGGCTCGCGCTCGGAGATCGCATTATTTCGCTCGAAGGAGAGCGAATTAACGACGCCAATCAGCTGACCAATTTGCTGTCGACCTACCCCGCTGGTTGGCCTGTCACGGTGGTGTTCGATCACGAAGGGACCGAGAAGAAAGCGACGGTTCGCCTCACTCCACTGCCGTATGAGCCAATCGTCAAAACTCCTTCACCGATGCCTCAGCCGAAGGATGAAGAAAAACCAGCCCCCGGCGAAGGTGAAAAGACATCGTCATCGCGTCTCACCAGAGCGCTGCTAGATGAACCATCGAGCGAGCCCAAGCCCGCTGAAGAGCCCGCCCCGAAGTCCGACGACAAGCCGTCCGAAGAAAAGAAACCGGAAGAGCCTCAAGCGCCGTCCGATCCCAAACCCAAGATTGTGGAAGTCCCGCGTCAGCCTCCGATACCTTTGAGCAATGCGGGTAAGCCTCGGGCACCGCAGATTGGTAGCGAAGTTGCCAAGCTGCTGCTGCAGCGACTGCGAGATGCCGCAACTTCGAGCCCGACTTCAGAGCCCTGGGAAGCGATTCGCCTGGAGTCGGAGATTCTCGAGAATGGAGAAGTGGTCGGACGCGAGACGATGCTCATCGCTCGCGATGGTCGATCGATGGTCACTTACACACGTGGTCTGGTGAGTGTCACCATCGCCTTTGATGGCAAGGTCTACCGCATGCAAAGCGGCGCGGAAGCTCCCCGCGAAGTGAGCTTTTCTCGAGCCTTTCGTGATTCACACTTTGCTTCGTCGGTGGCGCTGGCCACGCTCGTCAACACCTCCAATGATCCCCGTTTCGAAAAGGTCGCCCACGAAGGTTCCGATAAGGCCGCAGCTACGCTCGCGCACCGCCTGAGCATCGCCGCCGACGA
This window of the Pirellula staleyi DSM 6068 genome carries:
- a CDS encoding trypsin-like peptidase domain-containing protein; translated protein: MIAVAFTLYPSIVLAQFGLDDLKLPTKKPEVIKAPVTAAPLSRDELLAVKQAEAARIAAIQGIYGSVVAIYGNDRGGGGSGVLYDAHGFAITNHHVVAAAGVEGWAGLADGKLYRWRLLGSDPGGDVAIIQLLGRNDFPVAPLGNSDQVRVGQWAMAMGNPFVLAEDQRPTVTLGIVSGVKRFQPGEGMNQLVYGNCIQVDSSINPGNSGGPLFNLLGQVIGINGRGSFEERGRVNVGLGYAISSNQVKLFLPDLLATKIAQHGTLDAIFGNREQGVVCFTMNLDSPIARKGLALGDRIISLEGERINDANQLTNLLSTYPAGWPVTVVFDHEGTEKKATVRLTPLPYEPIVKTPSPMPQPKDEEKPAPGEGEKTSSSRLTRALLDEPSSEPKPAEEPAPKSDDKPSEEKKPEEPQAPSDPKPKIVEVPRQPPIPLSNAGKPRAPQIGSEVAKLLLQRLRDAATSSPTSEPWEAIRLESEILENGEVVGRETMLIARDGRSMVTYTRGLVSVTIAFDGKVYRMQSGAEAPREVSFSRAFRDSHFASSVALATLVNTSNDPRFEKVAHEGSDKAAATLAHRLSIAADDSESLYFYLKVLADNGTPTSGLLKTSVGTSDEEPIPSMLYRDEKAIASVRLPHERVLVRGLDEQVLATIRTTSAETVAKVEEGSFDVTP
- a CDS encoding prenyltransferase/squalene oxidase repeat-containing protein — its product is MAILACCFATPPAAHAVTPESKEVVEVIDRAVGYLEQQTEARYGGRILMGLTLLKAGREKTHPKVKDGLVAIDLLLSNAQITSSSEIYTIGLAIILMCELDPEQYRDKIETLLKALYSRQMKEGAWTYLHNPAGDTSQTQYAILSLWMAKNSGFEIPVEVIERACGWLIRTQDVRGSFVYHVSDDGTMQRRQHGAETSPSLTAAGLGSLYITADMLKITDPQNNKEETGVSSKLKVIEPPNTRKRGDGISKVIQAEWVRRGMADGNRWFQQNYTVNSPRWNHYYLYGLERYQSFRELTEGTRSKTARWYDDGFEHLRKTQQKDGSWHGEDNAIVATCLSVLFLTRSASKSISKVVGDLGEGTLLGGMGLPPATSDLREKDGKLETTPLTGSVDELLRIIEDPENPILSSISDLPTSLTLESDITKRSSQITKLKELVRAGSYQSRIIAVKALGQARDYSSVPVLLYALTDPDIRIVKEADQALRILSRKFQGVGLSETPSRGEIDAAIAAWKAWYLSVRPDAELLD
- a CDS encoding NPCBM/NEW2 domain-containing protein, with the translated sequence MSGQQAVATHLSPRLSGVFQSNIAAKLSGSPARRVIVSVVATFSFVATCIGAASHLLAQEPASTKPLLKFEVRLISGEKIAPATLEIAAGQIKNVPLASGSRDLPLDELSRITISSLREPTKASGSVQVYLRNQGFLAAESVTISDDEFHLKTAFAESLDLTIDLVRGVVLKPEAADVVQKLIKTPSADNDRLIVAVDDKLETLEGLIVSVSATEVKFEIDGMEKSLPFDRLAGIVVAQARADDEPARLKLKLTSGELVAGESMEVSEGLASLTISGDAKLEMPLASIKEIAYRSSQLEYLSDLTPSTVFEQPVVTLKRPYQVDRSVSGKPLNIGGTIYEKGIGVHAISRLTYQIEPGFDQFVVDVGLDAAAAGKGNCIFVVLGDGQQLASETVQGKDAARTLRVPIRGVRELTIAVEAGEDLDLADHANWCEARLLKVKSP